From Deinococcus aquaticus, one genomic window encodes:
- a CDS encoding gamma carbonic anhydrase family protein, translated as MPRYALDGHVPHIHPTAFIAPSADLIGQVTVSEHASVWFGAVLRGDLEAITVGPACNVQDGAVLHTDAGWPCILTDHVTVGHRAIVHGAICGPGSLVGMGAVMLSGSSLGAGAVLGAGAVLPEGVHVPDGMLAVGIPARVVRPAASGGNATRYVQNGARFREGLTLLDGDLQASADPAQDTLARVDGL; from the coding sequence ATGCCGCGCTACGCCCTGGACGGGCACGTCCCACACATTCACCCCACCGCCTTCATCGCCCCCAGCGCCGACCTGATCGGGCAGGTGACCGTCAGCGAGCACGCCAGCGTGTGGTTCGGAGCCGTGCTGCGCGGCGACCTGGAAGCCATCACGGTCGGTCCCGCCTGCAACGTGCAGGACGGCGCGGTGCTGCACACGGACGCCGGTTGGCCCTGCATCCTGACCGATCACGTGACCGTCGGGCACCGCGCCATCGTGCACGGCGCCATCTGCGGTCCCGGCAGTCTGGTCGGCATGGGCGCCGTGATGCTCAGCGGCTCCAGCCTGGGGGCCGGGGCCGTGCTGGGGGCCGGGGCCGTGCTGCCCGAAGGCGTGCACGTGCCGGACGGCATGCTGGCCGTCGGCATTCCGGCGCGGGTGGTGCGTCCCGCCGCCAGTGGCGGCAACGCCACCAGGTACGTGCAGAACGGCGCGCGTTTCCGCGAGGGCCTGACCCTGCTGGACGGCGACCTGCAGGCCTCCGCCGACCCTGCGCAGGACACCCTGGCCCGCGTGGACGGCCTGTGA
- a CDS encoding SDR family oxidoreductase yields MTSSTPTPTAPLHGQRVLITGATGGIGLITARELAARGAHVTIMGRNPSKTEEAARQTGAAATLLADLSELAQVRRAAHEYTERFGQLDVLVNNAGAFNTRRQETSEGTEQTWALNHLAPFVLTHELLPLLRQSAAPRVVTVASAAHAMGRIRFDDPEFRRGYGGWAAYSQSKLANILFARELARRESGIQSNSLHPGMVATGFAHNNGGLVSQLYRVVDLFAITPEQGAQTSIHLAADPIGVTGRYFSNSRETTPAPQAQDDGAAFRLWVLSEGYLD; encoded by the coding sequence ATGACTTCCAGCACCCCCACCCCCACCGCCCCCCTGCACGGACAGCGCGTGCTGATCACCGGCGCGACGGGCGGCATCGGCCTGATCACCGCCCGCGAACTCGCCGCGCGCGGCGCACACGTGACCATCATGGGCCGCAACCCCAGCAAGACCGAGGAGGCCGCCCGCCAGACCGGAGCCGCCGCCACCCTGCTGGCCGACCTGAGCGAACTGGCCCAGGTGCGCCGCGCCGCCCACGAGTACACTGAACGTTTTGGGCAACTGGACGTGCTGGTCAACAACGCCGGGGCGTTCAACACCCGCCGGCAGGAAACCAGCGAGGGAACCGAACAGACCTGGGCCCTGAACCACCTCGCGCCGTTCGTGCTGACCCACGAACTGCTGCCCCTGCTGCGCCAGAGCGCCGCGCCGCGCGTCGTGACGGTCGCCTCGGCCGCGCACGCCATGGGCCGCATCCGCTTCGACGACCCGGAATTCCGGCGCGGGTACGGCGGGTGGGCCGCGTACTCGCAGAGTAAACTCGCCAACATCCTGTTCGCCCGCGAACTCGCCCGCCGTGAGAGCGGCATCCAGAGCAACAGCCTGCACCCGGGCATGGTCGCCACCGGCTTCGCGCACAACAACGGCGGCCTCGTCAGTCAGCTGTACCGCGTCGTGGACCTGTTCGCCATCACGCCCGAACAGGGCGCGCAGACCAGCATTCACCTCGCCGCCGACCCCATCGGCGTTACGGGGCGTTACTTCAGCAACTCACGCGAAACCACGCCCGCCCCGCAGGCGCAGGACGACGGCGCGGCCTTCCGCCTGTGGGTGCTCAGCGAAGGCTACCTCGACTGA
- a CDS encoding TetR/AcrR family transcriptional regulator — protein sequence MSLSPPTGGRRRLPSADRRQQILDGSEHLFTTHGFEAVNMGDVARHVGVSRPTIYSYFTSTTDILAELLGLRLGEFEIRLAPLLAEIHSGQRDRPFAAIYMHLVQERSLLTLLQSGSGPAFTHRRQQVFADLEGRLQAHLPGSGPRIPYLLTCVTLLIHSAASHAVSGNLDSAQNGQFAATLDRLLNAGVQAFSAAETPPAL from the coding sequence ATGTCCCTCTCCCCCCCCACCGGAGGCCGCCGCCGCCTGCCCTCCGCCGACCGGCGGCAGCAGATTCTCGACGGCAGCGAGCACCTGTTCACCACCCACGGCTTCGAAGCCGTGAACATGGGCGACGTGGCCCGGCACGTCGGCGTCTCCAGACCTACCATCTACTCGTACTTCACGTCCACCACCGACATCCTCGCCGAACTGCTCGGCCTGCGCCTCGGAGAATTCGAAATCCGCCTCGCCCCGCTGCTGGCCGAAATCCACAGCGGCCAGCGCGACCGCCCCTTCGCGGCCATCTACATGCATCTCGTACAGGAACGCTCGCTGCTGACTCTGCTCCAGAGCGGCAGCGGACCCGCCTTCACGCACCGGCGCCAGCAGGTCTTCGCGGACCTCGAAGGCCGCCTGCAGGCCCACCTGCCCGGCAGCGGCCCCCGCATCCCGTACCTGCTGACCTGCGTGACCCTGCTGATTCACAGCGCCGCCTCGCACGCCGTCAGCGGCAACCTGGACAGCGCCCAGAACGGTCAGTTCGCCGCGACCCTCGACCGACTGCTGAACGCCGGGGTGCAGGCCTTCAGCGCCGCCGAGACCCCACCAGCGCTGTAA
- a CDS encoding YhgE/Pip domain-containing protein, with the protein MNDAPPTPARPTLKESYRRLTPAEHSLWRHPIMWAAGAAFLFVPMVYAGVYLMSVWDPSGNLPDLPAALVNLDTGTVSRGKNVNAGHDLAVELQKDPPVNFMRYPTQAAAEQAVRRGEVYFALTIPADFSRKAISGDSSQHGLLQLYRAPGMNYYASTVADRVTSAIAEDLNATLGQNRWEVVQTSLKDVQQGFSDIHDATVKLANGAQDLLDGTEKLQDGAGKLATGAGTLAAGADKLAGGASSLSGGVSSLTGGVTKLGGGLKQLEAAAPGEQQLAPLRNGSARLASSADQLSGGLNKLADGSDQLAAGAKKLGGGATQVNTGTGQLAAQLPALASGLGDLNTGARQLAAGAGKLNAGVTDGLKPVADGAAQLSKGAASLNAGLGKAQTGAKQAADGATQLSAGLTRLDSGLGTLQKGAQSLAGGSNTLATSLKGTPAATGAQNVQTGAAQLNAGLQQSQAAASSASRGAQTLATQLPALSGGLTDLKTGAAQLQTGADQLNAGVSSGLKPLQTGAADLQSGANRLASGAASAQTGAQKAAAGAKELAAGTAQVQTGAQQLNTGAAALAANTRKAATGAAQLAAGARDLQGGVTTLADGNIKIKNALGDINAQLPAQKDLNTLNTGGKSLAINSARLATGAATLASGAADLQGGTGDLRSGALKLRNGLTELRDRVPTDTEELGGDPTGLAQSVTVQTRATADVPNNGSAFAPYFIALALWVGATLTTFIFPFLLIPDSGRTATQSARVLRKLTHPLAIVIGQALIVVTGVHLMNVPFLNPAQVVLTAVAGSVTFMTVILALNLLFGPAGRVLALILLIVQLAASGGSYPIELSSPFFRLIHTVIPVTDVINALRSAMFGAYEGQYWTFMGRMGVVAAVALAAALLSRRRWVYTPDSNFRSPIITDVG; encoded by the coding sequence ATGAACGACGCACCCCCCACACCCGCCCGCCCCACCCTGAAAGAATCGTACCGCCGCCTGACCCCGGCCGAACATAGCCTGTGGCGCCACCCGATCATGTGGGCCGCCGGGGCCGCCTTCCTGTTCGTGCCCATGGTCTACGCCGGCGTGTACCTCATGAGTGTCTGGGACCCCAGCGGTAACCTCCCGGACCTGCCCGCCGCCCTGGTCAACCTGGACACCGGCACCGTTTCACGCGGCAAGAACGTCAACGCCGGGCACGACCTGGCCGTGGAACTCCAGAAAGACCCCCCCGTGAACTTCATGCGCTACCCCACCCAGGCCGCCGCCGAGCAGGCCGTGCGCCGGGGCGAGGTCTACTTCGCGCTGACCATCCCCGCCGACTTCAGCCGCAAGGCCATCAGCGGCGACAGCAGCCAGCACGGCCTGCTCCAGCTGTACCGCGCCCCCGGCATGAACTACTACGCCAGCACCGTCGCCGACCGCGTCACCAGCGCCATCGCCGAGGACCTGAACGCCACGCTCGGCCAGAACCGCTGGGAAGTCGTGCAGACCAGCCTCAAAGACGTGCAGCAGGGCTTTTCTGATATTCACGATGCCACCGTGAAACTCGCGAACGGCGCGCAGGACCTGCTGGACGGCACCGAGAAACTCCAGGACGGCGCCGGCAAACTCGCTACCGGCGCCGGCACCCTGGCCGCCGGCGCAGACAAGCTCGCCGGCGGCGCCAGCAGCCTCAGCGGCGGCGTCAGCAGCCTCACGGGCGGCGTCACGAAACTGGGCGGCGGCCTGAAACAACTCGAAGCCGCCGCGCCCGGCGAGCAACAACTCGCGCCCCTGCGCAACGGCAGCGCCAGACTCGCCAGCAGCGCCGACCAGCTGTCCGGTGGCCTGAACAAACTTGCGGACGGCAGCGACCAGTTGGCCGCCGGAGCGAAGAAACTCGGCGGCGGCGCCACGCAGGTGAACACCGGCACCGGACAGCTCGCCGCGCAACTCCCGGCCCTCGCCAGTGGCCTGGGCGACCTGAACACCGGCGCCCGGCAACTGGCCGCCGGCGCCGGAAAACTGAACGCCGGCGTCACAGACGGCCTGAAACCCGTCGCCGACGGCGCCGCCCAGCTCAGCAAGGGCGCCGCCAGCCTGAACGCCGGGCTCGGCAAGGCCCAGACCGGCGCGAAACAGGCCGCCGATGGCGCCACGCAACTCTCGGCCGGCCTGACCCGCCTGGACAGCGGCCTCGGCACCCTGCAAAAAGGCGCGCAGAGCCTCGCGGGCGGCAGCAACACACTGGCCACCAGCCTGAAAGGCACGCCCGCCGCCACCGGCGCGCAGAACGTGCAGACCGGCGCGGCACAACTGAACGCCGGACTGCAACAATCCCAGGCGGCCGCCAGCTCCGCAAGCCGGGGCGCACAGACCCTCGCCACGCAACTCCCGGCCCTGAGCGGCGGCCTGACCGACCTGAAAACCGGCGCCGCCCAGTTGCAGACCGGCGCCGATCAACTGAACGCCGGCGTCAGCAGCGGCCTGAAACCCCTCCAGACCGGAGCGGCCGACCTGCAAAGCGGCGCGAACCGACTCGCCAGCGGCGCCGCCAGCGCCCAGACCGGCGCGCAGAAAGCCGCCGCCGGAGCGAAAGAACTCGCCGCCGGCACCGCCCAGGTGCAGACCGGCGCGCAGCAACTGAACACCGGCGCCGCTGCCCTGGCCGCCAACACCCGCAAAGCCGCCACCGGCGCCGCCCAGCTGGCCGCCGGAGCCCGCGACCTGCAAGGCGGCGTGACCACCCTGGCCGACGGGAACATCAAGATCAAGAACGCCCTGGGCGACATTAACGCCCAGCTGCCCGCCCAGAAGGACCTGAACACCCTGAACACCGGCGGGAAATCCCTGGCCATCAACAGCGCCAGACTCGCCACCGGAGCGGCCACGCTCGCCAGCGGCGCCGCCGACCTGCAAGGCGGCACCGGCGACCTGCGCAGCGGCGCCCTGAAACTCCGCAACGGCCTGACCGAACTGCGCGACAGGGTCCCCACCGACACCGAAGAACTCGGCGGCGACCCCACCGGCCTCGCCCAGAGCGTCACCGTGCAGACCCGCGCCACCGCCGACGTCCCCAACAACGGGAGCGCCTTCGCCCCGTACTTCATTGCCCTGGCCCTGTGGGTCGGCGCGACCCTGACCACCTTCATCTTCCCGTTCCTGCTGATCCCCGACAGTGGCCGCACCGCCACCCAGAGCGCCCGCGTCCTGCGCAAACTCACGCACCCCCTGGCCATCGTCATCGGGCAGGCCCTGATCGTCGTGACCGGCGTGCACCTCATGAACGTGCCCTTCCTGAACCCCGCGCAGGTCGTCCTGACCGCCGTGGCCGGCAGCGTCACCTTCATGACCGTGATCCTCGCCCTGAACCTGCTGTTCGGCCCGGCCGGGCGCGTCCTGGCGCTGATCCTGCTGATCGTGCAACTCGCGGCCAGCGGCGGCAGCTACCCCATCGAACTCTCCAGCCCCTTCTTCCGCCTGATCCACACCGTCATTCCCGTCACCGACGTCATCAACGCCCTGCGCAGCGCCATGTTCGGCGCGTACGAAGGCCAGTACTGGACCTTCATGGGCCGCATGGGCGTGGTCGCCGCCGTCGCCCTGGCCGCCGCGCTCCTCAGCCGCCGCCGCTGGGTGTACACCCCGGACAGCAACTTCCGCTCACCCATCATCACCGACGTCGGCTAA
- a CDS encoding DUF705 domain-containing protein, whose product MTPPPLVVYVDVDETLVRNVGRSRVPIPGAIAHVRELAAQGAELYCWSSGGAAYARDSAREVGLESVFMAFLPKPQVLLDDQRVESWRRLVQVHPLSCPGESVGSYRAALESGRPPR is encoded by the coding sequence ATGACCCCTCCCCCGCTCGTGGTGTACGTGGATGTGGATGAGACGCTGGTTCGGAATGTGGGGCGGTCGCGGGTGCCCATCCCAGGCGCCATTGCGCATGTGCGGGAACTGGCGGCGCAGGGCGCGGAGCTGTACTGCTGGAGTTCCGGTGGGGCCGCCTACGCGCGGGACAGTGCGCGTGAGGTGGGGCTGGAGAGCGTGTTTATGGCATTCCTGCCCAAGCCGCAGGTGCTACTGGACGACCAGCGGGTCGAATCGTGGCGGCGGCTGGTGCAGGTGCATCCGCTGTCGTGTCCGGGCGAGTCGGTGGGGTCGTACCGGGCGGCCCTTGAGAGTGGGCGGCCGCCACGCTGA
- the recG gene encoding ATP-dependent DNA helicase RecG encodes MATVAELREKLRRPLNAELAGGCQNRVVAGGVERLLASPLGNPFPKVREALRGYAELDGPEREAALRGALALLADPDAPKPAAPRAATRTAPPTAAPGERLPLDAEIARLDTGPGGVRKLQSLGLHTVRDVLHAYPHRHEDRRALPDLSEVEDGQKVTVEGRVVAKSRRSPKPGMQILDVTLETPSGGRVKATWFNQPWVEKQLREGARLVLTGRVKRFGRSVQLGVEHLETVDGAQDSLSTGRIVGVYDSKDGVSQEFLRRAAHRALLAAPLDDYLPAHWRQKYALTDLADALWGMHYPADEAQLARANHRLRFDEYLFLELRMLLQGEDAVLEGKRFGAKSEDIHTFEGALPFRFTNAQRRVLLEITDDMRSDRQMARLVQGDVGSGKTAVAACALYLAVRDGYQGALMAPTEILARQHYANLVGYLGKLDVRVGLLIGAMTPKVKLEMQTRIAEGDVDVVVGTQALIQENVRFDNLGLAVVDEEHRFGVQQRRRLLTGRPDVLVMSATPIPRSLALTAYGDLELSVIDELPPGRTPIETKLIQDTARQQAYGFVMGQVREGRQAFVVTALIEESDTLELLAATQLADDLKTILPEARIDLLHGKMSAAEKDHVMDRFRAHEFDLLVSTTVIEVGVDVPNASVMVIENAERFGLAQLHQLRGRVGRGSAKSYCVLIAGEHSKKTRQRLKIIEGSTDGFVIAEADLKLRGPGEIRGTRQSGIPDLRLADLANDTQIIEQARELAKHILAHDPRLEHPRLQYLRSELQNRSQSVAFREVI; translated from the coding sequence ATGGCGACTGTGGCGGAACTGCGGGAGAAATTGCGGCGGCCCCTGAACGCCGAACTGGCGGGCGGCTGTCAGAACCGCGTGGTGGCGGGCGGCGTGGAGCGGCTGCTGGCCTCGCCGCTGGGGAACCCCTTCCCGAAGGTGCGCGAGGCGCTGCGTGGGTACGCGGAGCTGGACGGCCCGGAGCGTGAGGCGGCTCTGCGGGGGGCGCTGGCGCTGCTGGCCGACCCGGACGCCCCGAAACCCGCTGCGCCGCGCGCCGCGACTCGCACGGCCCCCCCGACCGCCGCGCCCGGCGAGCGCCTCCCGCTGGACGCCGAAATTGCCCGATTGGACACCGGCCCCGGCGGGGTGCGCAAACTGCAATCCCTGGGCCTGCACACCGTGCGGGACGTGCTGCACGCCTACCCGCACCGCCATGAGGACCGCCGCGCCCTGCCGGACCTGTCCGAAGTCGAGGACGGGCAGAAGGTCACGGTGGAGGGCCGGGTGGTCGCCAAGTCGCGCCGCAGCCCGAAACCCGGCATGCAGATTCTGGACGTGACCCTGGAAACCCCGTCGGGCGGGCGGGTGAAGGCCACGTGGTTCAACCAGCCGTGGGTGGAAAAGCAGCTACGGGAGGGCGCGAGGCTGGTCCTGACGGGCCGCGTGAAACGCTTCGGGCGCAGCGTGCAACTGGGCGTCGAGCACCTGGAAACCGTGGACGGCGCGCAGGACTCCCTGAGTACCGGGCGGATCGTGGGCGTGTACGACAGCAAGGACGGCGTCTCGCAGGAATTCCTGCGCCGCGCCGCGCACCGCGCCCTGCTGGCCGCGCCGCTGGACGATTACCTGCCCGCGCACTGGCGGCAGAAGTACGCCCTGACCGACCTGGCGGACGCCCTGTGGGGCATGCACTACCCGGCCGACGAGGCGCAACTGGCCCGCGCGAACCACCGCCTGCGCTTCGACGAGTACCTGTTCCTGGAACTGCGCATGCTGCTTCAGGGTGAGGACGCCGTGCTGGAAGGCAAACGCTTCGGCGCGAAAAGCGAGGACATCCACACCTTCGAGGGCGCGCTGCCGTTCCGCTTCACGAACGCCCAGCGGCGCGTGCTGCTGGAAATCACGGACGACATGCGCAGCGACCGCCAGATGGCCCGCCTCGTGCAGGGCGACGTGGGCAGTGGGAAAACGGCTGTGGCCGCCTGCGCGCTGTACCTCGCCGTGCGCGACGGCTACCAGGGCGCGCTGATGGCCCCCACCGAGATTCTCGCCCGGCAGCACTACGCGAACCTCGTCGGGTACCTGGGCAAACTGGACGTGCGCGTGGGCCTGCTGATCGGCGCGATGACCCCCAAGGTGAAACTGGAGATGCAGACCCGCATTGCCGAGGGCGACGTGGACGTCGTCGTGGGCACCCAGGCCCTCATTCAGGAGAACGTACGCTTCGACAACCTCGGGCTGGCAGTCGTGGACGAGGAGCACCGCTTCGGCGTGCAGCAGCGCCGCCGCCTCCTGACCGGCCGTCCCGACGTGCTCGTCATGAGCGCCACGCCCATCCCCCGCTCGCTGGCACTGACCGCGTACGGCGACCTGGAACTCTCGGTGATCGACGAACTCCCCCCCGGCCGCACGCCCATCGAAACGAAACTGATTCAGGACACTGCCCGCCAGCAGGCCTACGGGTTCGTCATGGGACAGGTGCGCGAAGGGAGGCAGGCGTTCGTCGTCACCGCTCTCATCGAGGAAAGCGACACCCTGGAACTGCTGGCCGCCACGCAACTCGCCGACGACCTGAAAACCATCCTCCCGGAAGCGCGCATCGACCTGCTGCACGGCAAGATGAGCGCCGCCGAGAAGGACCATGTGATGGACCGCTTCCGCGCGCACGAATTCGACCTGCTCGTCTCCACCACCGTCATCGAGGTCGGCGTGGACGTTCCCAACGCCTCTGTGATGGTCATCGAGAACGCCGAACGCTTCGGCCTCGCCCAGCTGCACCAGCTACGCGGCCGCGTCGGCCGGGGCAGCGCCAAGTCCTACTGCGTGCTGATCGCCGGGGAACACAGCAAGAAGACCCGCCAGCGCCTCAAGATCATCGAAGGCAGCACCGACGGCTTCGTCATCGCGGAAGCCGACCTGAAACTGCGCGGCCCCGGCGAGATCAGAGGCACCCGCCAGAGCGGCATCCCGGACCTGCGCCTCGCGGACCTCGCCAACGACACGCAGATCATCGAGCAGGCCCGCGAACTGGCGAAACACATCCTGGCCCACGACCCCAGGCTGGAACACCCCCGCCTGCAATACCTGCGCAGCGAGTTGCAGAACCGCAGCCAGAGCGTGGCATTCCGCGAGGTGATCTGA